In a genomic window of Streptomyces roseoviridis:
- the speB gene encoding agmatinase yields the protein MSSSDQNTPRGPIDSSRIPRYAGPATFARLPRLDEVGTADVAVVGVPFDSGVSYRPGARFGGNAIREASRLLRPYNPAQDASPFALAQVADAGDIAANPFNINEAVETVEAAADDLLATGARLMTLGGDHTIALPLLRSVAKKHGPVALLHFDAHLDTWDTYFGAEYTHGTPFRRAVEEGILDTEALSHVGTRGPLYGKQDLTDDEKMGFGIVTSADIYRRGADEVADQLRQRIGDRPLYISIDIDCLDPAHAPGTGTPEAGGMTSRELLEILRGLSSCNLVSADVVEVAPAYDHAEITAVAASHTAYELTTIMSRQIAASREAK from the coding sequence ATGAGCAGCAGCGACCAGAACACCCCGCGCGGCCCGATCGACTCGTCCCGCATCCCGCGGTACGCCGGTCCCGCGACGTTCGCCCGGCTGCCGCGCCTCGACGAGGTCGGCACCGCCGACGTCGCCGTGGTCGGCGTCCCCTTCGACAGCGGCGTCTCCTACCGCCCCGGCGCCCGCTTCGGCGGCAACGCCATCCGCGAGGCGTCCCGTCTGCTGCGCCCCTACAACCCGGCCCAGGACGCCTCTCCGTTCGCGCTCGCCCAGGTCGCCGACGCCGGTGACATCGCCGCCAACCCGTTCAACATCAACGAGGCGGTCGAGACCGTCGAGGCCGCCGCCGACGACCTGCTCGCCACCGGCGCCCGCCTGATGACCCTGGGCGGCGACCACACCATCGCGCTGCCGCTGCTGCGTTCCGTCGCCAAGAAGCACGGGCCGGTCGCGCTGCTCCACTTCGACGCCCACCTGGACACATGGGACACCTACTTCGGCGCCGAGTACACCCACGGCACCCCGTTCCGCCGGGCCGTGGAGGAGGGCATCCTCGACACCGAGGCCCTGTCGCACGTCGGCACCCGCGGCCCGCTCTACGGCAAGCAGGACCTCACCGACGACGAGAAGATGGGCTTCGGCATCGTGACCTCGGCGGACATCTACCGCCGCGGTGCCGACGAGGTCGCCGACCAGCTGCGCCAGCGCATCGGCGACCGCCCGCTGTACATCTCCATCGACATCGACTGCCTCGACCCGGCCCACGCCCCGGGCACCGGCACCCCCGAGGCGGGCGGCATGACCTCCCGCGAACTCCTGGAGATCCTGCGCGGCCTCTCCTCCTGCAACCTGGTGTCCGCCGACGTCGTGGAGGTGGCCCCCGCCTACGACCACGCCGAGATCACCGCGGTCGCCGCCTCCCACACGGCGTACGAGCTGACGACGATCATGTCCCGCCAGATCGCGGCGAGCCGCGAGGCGAAGTAA
- a CDS encoding type II toxin-antitoxin system VapB family antitoxin, with amino-acid sequence MSNLYVEVDDLALAEAAEILGTKTKKDTVNAALREVARRHERLRALEKLTEMAEQGDFDILMDKANYRR; translated from the coding sequence ATGTCGAACCTGTACGTGGAAGTCGATGACCTGGCCCTCGCCGAGGCTGCGGAGATACTGGGCACGAAGACGAAGAAGGACACGGTCAACGCGGCCTTGCGGGAGGTCGCGCGCCGGCACGAGCGGCTGCGGGCGCTGGAGAAGCTCACCGAGATGGCCGAGCAGGGCGACTTCGACATCCTCATGGACAAGGCGAACTACCGTCGATGA
- a CDS encoding thiamine pyrophosphate-binding protein: MTHDHDLVLRPTAAQTRAALNPPAGRTGGDLVVETLSGLGATTVFGLPGQHALGMFDALRRSDLRYVGLRVENNAGFAADAYGRITGEAAPLLLSTGPGALMSLAALQEAAAASAPVLAIGSQVPVAGLGGGRHGYLHELRDQQASFRDVVKSVHTVRTQSQIPSAIAAAWKSALTAPHGPVWVEIPEDVLRAQTRLPVVTAMDATPDEVVPRPELTAVAADLLAKAARPVIVAGGGVVRSDASGKLRALAERIAAPVVTTFGGKGAFPWTHPLSLQSWLEDRHTTDFLEDADVLLVVGSGLGELSSNYHTFAPRGRVIQIEADAGKLEANHPALGIHADARLALQAILETVDVREDAEAPERVRALLARIADRLAAQDLGLEQRVVAAVREALPDRAPSFWDMTILAYWAWSAFDARRANTMHSAQGSGGLGYAFPAALGAAVADPTTPVLAVSGDGGAMYSIAELATAKQYGLDVTWLIVDDGGYGILREYMTDAFGEATGTELSRPDFVALAGSFGVPATLTSPDTLAEDLSEALATPGPSVVVLPALLRMFEPTHL; encoded by the coding sequence ATGACTCACGACCACGACCTGGTGCTCCGGCCCACCGCGGCGCAGACGCGGGCGGCCCTGAACCCGCCCGCGGGGCGGACCGGGGGCGACCTCGTCGTCGAGACGCTGTCCGGCCTCGGGGCCACCACCGTCTTCGGGCTGCCCGGGCAGCACGCCCTCGGCATGTTCGACGCGCTGCGGCGGTCGGACCTGAGGTACGTGGGGCTGCGCGTCGAGAACAACGCCGGCTTCGCCGCCGACGCGTACGGCCGGATCACCGGCGAGGCCGCCCCGCTGCTGCTCTCCACCGGCCCCGGCGCCCTCATGTCGCTCGCCGCGCTCCAGGAGGCGGCCGCCGCCTCCGCGCCCGTCCTCGCCATCGGCAGCCAGGTCCCGGTCGCCGGGCTCGGCGGCGGCCGGCACGGGTACCTGCACGAGCTGCGCGACCAGCAGGCGTCGTTCCGGGACGTCGTGAAGTCCGTCCACACGGTCCGTACGCAGTCCCAGATCCCGTCCGCGATCGCCGCCGCGTGGAAGTCGGCGCTCACCGCCCCGCACGGGCCGGTCTGGGTGGAGATCCCCGAGGACGTGCTGCGCGCGCAGACCCGCCTGCCGGTCGTCACCGCCATGGACGCCACCCCCGACGAGGTCGTGCCCCGGCCCGAGCTGACCGCCGTCGCCGCCGACCTCCTGGCGAAGGCGGCCCGGCCGGTGATCGTCGCGGGCGGCGGAGTCGTACGGTCGGACGCCTCCGGCAAGCTGCGCGCTCTCGCCGAGCGGATCGCCGCCCCCGTCGTCACCACCTTCGGCGGCAAGGGCGCCTTCCCGTGGACGCACCCGCTGTCGCTCCAGTCCTGGCTGGAGGACCGGCACACCACGGACTTCCTGGAGGACGCCGACGTCCTCCTCGTCGTCGGCTCCGGCCTCGGCGAGCTGTCCTCGAACTACCACACCTTCGCCCCGCGCGGCCGGGTGATCCAGATCGAGGCCGACGCCGGAAAGCTGGAGGCCAACCACCCCGCCCTCGGCATCCACGCGGACGCCCGCCTCGCGCTCCAGGCGATCCTGGAGACGGTGGACGTGCGGGAGGACGCCGAGGCGCCCGAGCGGGTACGCGCGCTGCTCGCCAGGATCGCGGACCGGCTCGCCGCCCAGGACCTCGGCCTGGAGCAGCGGGTCGTCGCCGCCGTGCGCGAGGCGCTGCCGGACCGGGCGCCCAGCTTCTGGGACATGACGATCCTGGCCTACTGGGCCTGGTCCGCCTTCGACGCCCGCCGCGCCAACACCATGCACTCCGCCCAGGGCTCCGGCGGCCTCGGCTACGCCTTCCCCGCCGCCCTCGGCGCGGCCGTCGCCGACCCGACGACCCCGGTCCTCGCGGTCTCCGGCGACGGGGGCGCGATGTACTCGATCGCGGAGCTGGCGACGGCGAAGCAGTACGGGCTCGACGTCACCTGGCTGATCGTGGACGACGGCGGCTACGGGATCCTGCGCGAGTACATGACGGACGCCTTCGGCGAGGCCACGGGGACCGAGCTGTCCCGCCCCGACTTCGTCGCCCTCGCCGGATCCTTCGGCGTCCCGGCCACCCTCACCTCCCCCGACACCCTCGCCGAGGACCTCTCCGAGGCCCTGGCCACCCCGGGCCCGTCGGTGGTGGTCCTCCCGGCCCTGCTGCGGATGTTCGAGCCGACACACCTGTGA
- a CDS encoding PIN domain nuclease, whose amino-acid sequence MTPLTYLVDTSAAVRIIAKKHVQEQWRKFVTEGVVGLCDITELEILCSAQSANDRLAKEELLGQLFHWTAVPDGVYSRARRVQQMLTNRGEHRSAGPVDLLVAATAELSGLTLLHYDRDFEAIARVTGQPAQWVAPPGTA is encoded by the coding sequence ATGACCCCGCTCACCTACCTCGTCGACACCTCGGCCGCCGTGCGGATCATCGCCAAGAAGCACGTACAGGAACAATGGCGGAAGTTCGTGACCGAGGGCGTCGTCGGCCTGTGCGACATCACCGAGCTGGAGATCCTCTGCTCCGCCCAGTCCGCCAACGACCGCCTCGCCAAGGAAGAGCTGCTCGGGCAGCTGTTCCACTGGACCGCCGTCCCCGACGGCGTCTACTCCCGTGCCCGCCGCGTCCAGCAGATGCTGACCAACCGAGGAGAGCACCGCAGCGCCGGCCCCGTCGACCTGCTGGTCGCCGCGACCGCCGAGCTGTCGGGCCTCACGCTGCTCCACTACGACCGGGACTTCGAGGCCATCGCCCGCGTCACCGGCCAGCCCGCGCAGTGGGTCGCCCCGCCCGGAACGGCGTGA